In Ostrea edulis chromosome 6, xbOstEdul1.1, whole genome shotgun sequence, a single window of DNA contains:
- the LOC125647528 gene encoding glycosyltransferase-like domain-containing protein 1 isoform X2, whose protein sequence is MESFLSSIDQFLHILPDYRPKNLANQIRPKCQVIYFPVEETGVLPVNQDSQPTLSNPKSNSETQRLTANHSTDSQSTLSNQNSHSETQKLTANHSTDSQSTLSNQNSHSETQKLTANHSTDSQSTLSNQNSHSETQKLTANHSTDSQSMLSNQNSHSERQRLTANHSTDSERVPASQIRSLENEKLAAKQNENQIQDLVNPFAVPHQKRSIPEGQGSVPRHKLPDQLESPLHIVWAHRWEHDKGPELFFDTIKSLHKEGCQFKLSVLGEQFTDNLEVFETSRPFLENHIVNWGYLPSKSKFLRVLESADVAVSTALHEFFGVSMLEAVQMQCYPLCPNRLVYPEIYPKQYLYNTEKQLLKTLKRFCRHPKLVREHKVQVDISKFSWKERRMEFLDLFYTVKPHYLKLDGSKKILRDTQRFKISRVNAERISGLEL, encoded by the exons AAACAGGTGTGTTGCCGGTTAATCAAGACTCACAACCAACACTATCCAATCCAAAGAGTAACTCAGAAACACAGAGATTAACAGCCAATCACAGCACAGACTCACAATCAACACTATCCAATCAGAACAGTCACTCAGAAACACAGAAATTAACAGCCAATCACAGCACAGACTCACAATCAACACTATCCAATCAGAACAGTCACTCAGAAACACAGAAATTAACAGCCAATCACAGCACAGACTCACAATCAACACTATCCAACCAGAACAGTCACTCAGAAACACAGAAATTAACAGCCAATCACAGCACAGACTCGCAATCAATGCTATCCAATCAGAACAGTCACTCAGAAAGACAGAGATTAACAGCCAATCACAGCACAGATTCTGAGAGAGTACCAGCCAGTCAGATTCGTTccttagaaaatgaaaaattagcAGCAAAGCAAAATGAAAATCAGATTCAAGACTTGGTAAACCCATTTGCTGTGCCACACCAAAAGCGTAGCATCCCTGAGGGACAAGGAAGTGTTCCAAGACACAAATTGCCTGACCAGTTAGAGTCACCACTGCATATTGTATGGGCTCACAGATG GGAACATGACAAAGGACCCGAGTTATTTTTTGACACCATAAAAAGTTTGCACAAAGAGGGATGTCAATTCAAGCTATCTGTCCTAGGAGAGCAATTTACAGACAATCTAG AAGTCTTTGAGACATCACGGCCATTCCTGGAGAATCACATCGTAAATTGGGGGTATCTACCTAGTAAGTCGAAGTTTCTTCGCGTCCTAGAAAGTGCTGATGTTGCAGTATCTACAGCCTTACATGAATTCTTCGGAGTCTCCAT GCTGGAAGCTGTGCAAATGCAGTGCTACCCATTGTGTCCAAATCGCCTGGTCTATCCTGAAATATACCCAA AGCAGTATTTATACAACACAGAAAAACAACTACTGAAGACATTGAAAAGATTTTGTCGTCATCCAAAACTGGTCCGAGAACACAAAGTACAG GTAGATATTTCCAAGTTTTCATGGAAGGAGAGAAGGATGGAGTTTCTGGATTTGTTTT atacagtcaaacctcattaccTCAAACTTGATGGATCCAAGAAAATACTTCGAGATACCCAACGATTCAAGATATCAAGGGTAAATGCTGAAAGAATAAGTGGTTTAGAATTGtaa